The genomic DNA TAGATCTTATCTGAAATGTTTGTTTATCAGGAATCTGCTTTACATACACTCGATATTCACACTTCTCATCCTTACGCACCACGATACACTTTcttctttcaatatttttaaaccTAATTTTCTTGCCCCTCAAAAGATTGTACTATTTATCTGCTTCTCTAAACGTTTGTATGTCTAGGAAAGTCATTTTGAGGTGCAACACTGAGTTAACTAGGTCCATTTAGTGAAATTCAGGAGTTTTGGCAGATGGAATTTCATCTTCCTCATCACTACTCGGTGGTGACTCGAGTATGTCACTTCTAGGCTTTTCTAAGTTAGTTTCATCATCATCtaactcttcaaattttttcttattcttagGCCCACTTTCGGACCTAACACCATCACTACTTGGATGGGCCTCATCATGattcccatcttcttcatcacattcttcttcatcatcttcttctacaTCACCTGATTTTTCCTTATCACCCTCATTCTCAttatcaccatcaccatcaccatcaccaatGGTTCCATTTCTAGCACCACTAGTTACAGCTCCACTAGTTCCAGCTCTACTATCACCAACATCAGAGTCTACATGaaataaatcatcatcatcactgaCCTTGTCTTTCCACCAAGGGTCATTGTAATCAACCCTCCCCTCCTCTTCATTACCCTAACCCTCCCCAAAACACACAACATATAAATGCACAATAAATTGCCCTATATGGCAGCAAACGATAAACAATGCATCATCATCTGAGGTTATTAAATGCAAACCACCCATTAAAGTCTTCTCAGGTACTCTAAAGTACATTAAATCCCCAACCTTGTACCCGAAGCTTTTACAAATATCTTTCAATTCTAAAAAAGACAAGTGATCAAGATCATAACTATCACTATGAACAGTAACTTCTCCACCCATATACTCACAACCAGAACTCCAGTCAAATCTACCCCCATAACTAACCTCAAACACTAACTTCGAAGACATCCTACAAGgtgaatgaataaaatatatgatcaGCAGCTTtacatatatacaaatataattactGCTTTGGAAGTAACTTATGCAAatctaaactaaactaaaaatacATGCAAATATTTTGGAAGTAAGGCAACCAAGtaagaattcaaatattttttgaagTAAAAGCAGAAGTTGATTTCCTTTTAAGTTCTCCTTTTATTATCATTCAATTTAATCCTTGCATAGCCAAGAATTTCTCAATTCACGTATGATTGGAAACAAAATTAGTCAGCAAGAGTAATTATAATCatgtaaaaataaacaattggCTAAGTATGCATTAATATGCAACCCAATGAATCTCTAAAAGAAAATCTGGGTtgctaattattattattcatcaaaagaaaatttgaaatacaATAATGCAAGTTTGGATGGCATATGAGATTCATATACATGATTGATCCATTAGGTAACACAAAGTATATGAAACAATTTTTGCATTTTGTAGAAATCTctatccaaagaaaaaaaaaaaaaaaaaatgtatgaacCAAGTCTATAAGACTACTACGATCCTTATGCATTTGGCACAACTTAAGTCAACTCTAATGTTGCAGCAGCATTTGGGACTGGAAtctgatggttttttttttttttttttttaatgagtcaATTTTTATCATAAAGAGAAAGTAGATTAtttaattaagcaaaaaaatacaaaaggtcCCCTAGTCACTATGATCTGAAGTttaaaagatgaagaaaatgcAGAAAAGAGGAGACATGGATATAGCCTAACACAATTTTAcaatgatataaaaaagtgaagacTTGTGTAGTCCAACTAGTCTTAACCCCTTTAAACTTCCaagtattcttttttcttcatatgaACCACCTAAGACTGTACAAAGGataattttgtcaattttcttgATTCATATTGGCCAACTTTTAGAGTTTTATAAGATTGAAAGCATTTTAGAACTCAAGATATTCTATATTTGAGAGTTCAAATAGAACATTTTGATAGaagatctatttatagggttagTACTGCATAATAGTGTCATTTTGAATGTCTTTAATTTTGATTAGATACTCCTATATTTTAGATTCTGAACTAGGAATAGTTTAATGGAATTCgggaccacttttgttcacACGACAACATTATACACTttggggaccacttttgttACAATGCAAACAAACAACTTCACCCGAGGTTGCAATAAATCcaaatacaatacaatacaacacaacaaacaaacaaaacaataaatcaacatcacGGATTAAAGGATAACCAAAGAAAAACCCCCTCATGAAaacccccaaattaccaaaaaccctaattttatactACATAGTTTGGTGCGAATATACGAATTCTAAAGGTTAAAAACTTACCTTGTCAAAATCAATTGGGCAAAAGTTCCAATTTTGGGTGCTAGTCTGTTGAGAATCTATCAAGTGGTTGTCGCGTGGTTGTCACAGAAGTGGGTTCTCCTCTGTCGCGTCGCTTTCTCTCATGAACCAGCTTGTTGAACTCGTGCTTCTGCCCTTGACTTATTATTGTTGTTTAAGTGTTGGGAAATAGTAATTGCAAGTTAGCTTGGGTTGGGCTGGGCGTGGGTTAGGTGGGGTGGGCATCCGTGCATGTTGTGCACttgatgggggcattttgggtacaaaaaggCCAACAGAGATCACGTGCGTTACTGTT from Corylus avellana chromosome ca6, CavTom2PMs-1.0 includes the following:
- the LOC132185264 gene encoding uncharacterized protein LOC132185264 — encoded protein: MSSKLVFEVSYGGRFDWSSGCEYMGGEVTVHSDSYDLDHLSFLELKDICKSFGYKGNEEEGRVDYNDPWWKDKVSDDDDLFHVDSDVGDSRAGTSGAVTSGARNGTIGDGDGDGDNENEGDKEKSGDVEEDDEEECDEEDGNHDEAHPSSDGVRSESGPKNKKKFEELDDDETNLEKPRSDILESPPSSDEEDEIPSAKTPEFH